Part of the Wolbachia endosymbiont (group B) of Eucosma cana genome, AGGATTGGGTACGTATTGATATATGATCCAGTTCTCTATATAAGCAATCCTATCGAAATACTAAAGACCTGGGAAGGAGGTATGTCATTTCATGGCGGTGCTATAGGAGTTTTGCTTGCAGTAATAATCTCCTGTAGAAGACATAACATTCCTATATTTTACACACTGGATCTAATTTCTTGTGGAGTTCCGATAGGTTTACTTCTAGGCCGCATAGGTAATTTTATAAATGGAGAGTTATTTGGCAGGGTTACAACTATGCCGTGGGGTATGGTATTTCCAGAAAGTGGTGATAATTTATTGCGCCATCCAAGCCAACTTTATGAAGCATTTTTAGAAGGAGCGCTACTTTTCGTAGTTGTAAATTCACTATTTTTCTTGAACAAAATAAGATTGTATTACGGTGCAACAACTGGTATTGCAGTTATGTGGTATGGAATAGCACGTTTTGTGGTTGAATTTTTCCGCGAGCCAGACTATCAAATTGGCTATTTATGGTTCAATTTAACTATGGGACAATTTCTTTCTATACCTATGATTTTGCTGGGAATGCTTATATATTTAGGTGCGTTGAACTTAAGATTTAATACGAAATCTGTTCAATAGAGAAAAGGTAAGTTTAATCGAAAAATATAGTGGAAGTTTATTTATTCCATACTATGTACAATTATGTGAATTTTTTGTCTTGCAGAGAATAAATGTAAGACCAGCAAACCTTCGTTGTATAGCTATAAGAAAAACTTAGTAGCTACTGACCAAATTCATTAC contains:
- the lgt gene encoding prolipoprotein diacylglyceryl transferase, whose amino-acid sequence is MSLSPVIFSIGPVSIYWYSLAYVLGIVFAYWYLHKLDNQKIFTKNFYDSLLTAVIIGIILGGRIGYVLIYDPVLYISNPIEILKTWEGGMSFHGGAIGVLLAVIISCRRHNIPIFYTLDLISCGVPIGLLLGRIGNFINGELFGRVTTMPWGMVFPESGDNLLRHPSQLYEAFLEGALLFVVVNSLFFLNKIRLYYGATTGIAVMWYGIARFVVEFFREPDYQIGYLWFNLTMGQFLSIPMILLGMLIYLGALNLRFNTKSVQ